A window of bacterium contains these coding sequences:
- a CDS encoding outer membrane lipoprotein carrier protein LolA: MKKAFIIFIVFFFVYSICSADETPEQIVKKVEANFNKSGAMSIDFEEIYQWKLTGEEHTTNGNLIMQGQNKFRVSTDDQIIVSNGSTLWTFSKPSNRVVIDKLKKNDNTLLPRKIFLEYTEDYRVFSDGSESLSGTECWILKFTDEKGDKLFPKVRVWIDKHTFMPGKIEQRDLSGNITIFLIKKIKTGIAVSKNEFYFKIPDGAELIDLRSM, from the coding sequence ATGAAAAAGGCCTTCATTATTTTTATTGTTTTCTTTTTTGTTTACTCAATCTGCTCTGCAGATGAAACACCGGAACAGATTGTTAAAAAGGTTGAGGCTAATTTTAATAAATCAGGAGCAATGAGCATCGATTTTGAAGAAATATACCAATGGAAACTTACAGGCGAGGAGCACACTACAAACGGTAATCTTATTATGCAGGGGCAGAATAAATTTAGGGTTTCCACAGACGATCAGATTATTGTTTCTAACGGCAGCACTTTATGGACTTTCAGTAAACCTTCAAACAGAGTTGTGATTGATAAACTTAAAAAAAATGATAATACACTTTTACCGAGGAAAATTTTTCTTGAGTACACTGAAGATTATCGTGTATTTTCTGACGGCAGCGAATCTTTGTCCGGAACAGAATGCTGGATTTTGAAGTTTACAGATGAAAAAGGTGACAAACTTTTTCCAAAAGTCAGAGTCTGGATTGACAAGCATACATTTATGCCCGGAAAGATAGAACAAAGGGACCTGAGCGGGAATATTACTATTTTTCTGATAAAAAAGATTAAGACGGGTATTGCGGTTTCAAAGAATGAATTCTATTTTAAAATACCGGACGGGGCTGAATTAATAGATTTGCGCAGCATGTAA